AAACTGTGTGAGTTCATTAAACTGggaaaaacaaagtgaactGGGTCACATTTAAACTATTGATTTAGTTCATGAGATGTTTGAACTTAAACAAAACTGGGGGAGTGTTGTGCCAATCTGCTCAGATTGGTTGACAGTCAAGCGATGACTCAGGCTCCATTTACTACAAAACAGACTCACATTCGCCTGTATCTTTACCACATCTTCATTTTGTAGTGAAGCAGTGCTCCCTAAAAACTATCAAAATGGCTCTCTCACTCTTCACCGTCGGacaattaattttcttattttggacaataagGTACGTGAACACTCACTTTGTTTCTTCTATAAATCtggttttactgtaaatatcttgGGAAGGAAGGAATGATATCTGCATTATCCCAGAGgggcaggcacgtgcacagacattttggggggcaagtgctaaaacccccaaaaaagggcacccatcgccaaaattatttataaaattgaaaataataataatgaataaatagaaaacacagtggGATATTTTCAATTCATACTACTGTCTATTATGAACCATAATTTGTTTTActagttgatggcctgatccaagataaaagagagctgctaccctgagctgcttgctgcagttccgtccttctgcttttggagtctctcttttctgggcattatgctgcaaattttgtaaatgagataaatcaatgttgtacataattatcaagagtgacttacatattctctataaagctgacaacacagtacacacaatttttttttttactgttttctgacagagttgaagtattagcagcattacactaataatataccacaatatacctcaccagactggcatatagctcaacttaagacctacctttcatttcaataattacttgattattatgattttaaatgaaacaaaactagagaacttgtctaatttgtagaacagtaaaactgcctttaatttctatcacacacagatattgaacactgtcatcactgGGTTCGGTGAAAGTGACGGACCAGTAAATGTtgtgatatataatattatcataataattttaataataccATTAATCTCTGCAGAATCAATGAAGCCAACCCCGACCCCGCAGCCAAAGCTGCCGCAGTCGCCGACCCTGCCGCAGCCGCTGTAGCCCCCGCCGCTGACGCCTTCTCAGCAGCCGCCGACACTGCCTCtgacgccgccgccgccgcagccGCCACCGCCGCTGCCGCCAAAGCCGCCGCCGAAAAAACCGCCCGAGACGCcgctgcagcagccgcagccacCGCCAGAGGTTAAGGATCGTGGTCGTCTTGATGTGGGATCATGTGAACATCTGACCAGCGAGATGTTACCAATCTGCTGAATAAACCTGAGAAGctgtttgttgaaaaccaagtgtcctgttcatttcatctctgAAACTCCTTCACAGTTTCTGTAGATCGTGTTTTTAACACATAAACCTCCAGAAATCATGATGCGTCACGTTTGGACTTTGGGTtagaataaatacataagatATGATATGTTAGTGATCTTAAAGAGgttcttgtttccattatgctaagctaacagataACGGactgcagcttcatatttacacgtAGACTCCAGGAAGTGATGCCATTGTGCTGCCTGAAACCTGCAGGTCTACAAGGTTTCATAactgatttagattttaaaatactGACTTATTATTCACATTTTCGTTCTCACCAGCTCTATGAGTATTTCTCCTTCAAGTACAGATGTGGACAGTGTTGGTGGAATCCTGAAGttta
Above is a genomic segment from Pleuronectes platessa chromosome 16, fPlePla1.1, whole genome shotgun sequence containing:
- the LOC128458108 gene encoding ice-structuring protein A-like, whose amino-acid sequence is MALSLFTVGQLIFLFWTIRINEANPDPAAKAAAVADPAAAAVAPAADAFSAAADTASDAAAAAAATAAAAKAAAEKTARDAAAAAAATARG